The Parolsenella catena region TGATGACGGTGGGCTGGTCATCGCCCACGGCGTCGATGGGCTGGGCGATGTCGAAGTGGGTGTCGGCCCCGGCGTTCTGGAGAGCCTGGCGCACGCCGTTGTCAACCGCGGAGGCGTCGCCCCACATGACGTCGACGTTGTTGGAGGCAATCCACTGCTCGGCGAGCTTGGTGCCCAGGGAGGCATCGGTGAAGCCGGCCTCGAAGTTGTACTGACCCGTGATGGAGGCGTCGATCTTCTGAGCGGCGGCGAGGTAGGCGGCGTACTTCTTTGTCGTGGACGGGAGCTTCATGCCGCCGATGAAGCCGATGCTCTTCGTCTGGGTCATGAGACCGGCGACGACGCCGGCCAGCGCGCCCGTCTGGACGAAGTCAGGCAGCACGGTCTCGACGTGGTCGAGGTTCTCGTAATCGCCCATCTCGGCCTCAGGGTCGGTGTTGGTGATGAGGAAGTTGACGTTGGGGTGCTCGTCTGCCGCGCTGGCGACGACCTCTGCCCAGTCGGAGGCAAACTGGTTGCCGTTGCCGATGATGAGGTCGACGTCCTGGTCGACGTAGGTCTGGGCGGCGGTGGCGGCGTCCGCGTCCGCCGTGTTCTCCTTGGGCTCGAGCATCTCCCAGTTGGGGTGCTCGTCGATGGCGCGCTTGAGGGACTCGTAGTGGCCCTGGTCCCAGCCGCCGTCGGTGGTGATGCCGCTCATGATCATGGCGACCTTGTACTTCTTGTCGCCGGAGTCTCCGGTGGAGGCGGCAGAGCTGTCACCAGAGCCGCCGCAGCCGGCCAGCGCCACGGTCAGGGCAGCTGCCCCGCCAAGGCCAAGGGCCTGACGCCTGTTGAGCATGACTCGGGACTGGGACTTCTTGGACTCACTCATGTTGGTCTTTCCTTTCCCACTCGTCCGGGCGCACCGATGCGCCCGCCTTCCCGTGCAAAGCACTACGACTACCTGATACCCAGCTTTAAGGAAGCTGACACCTCACATCTTGCCATGGCGGGCAATTTAACCTCTGCCCGCCATGGCACAGAAACTCTAGCGAGACTCGCGGAAGTACGGCTGGCCGCTCGCCTTGGGGCCGGCGTGCTTGGAGCCAAAGAAGATGAGCGCGATGATCGTGAAGATGTAGGGGATCATCTTGAAGAACATGACCGGGGCGGCCTGGAACTGGGCCTGCAGGGCCACGTTGAGGCCATCGAAGAAGCCGAACAGAAGGCTCGCGCCCATGACGCCCACGGCGCTCCAGCGACCGAAGATGACGGTGGCCAGCGCGATGAAGCCGCGGCCCATCACGATGCCGTCCGTGTAGATCGGCGTGTAGCACAGCGTGAGGAACGCGCCGCCGGCGGCCGCGAGAGCGCCGCACACGATGCAGGCCACGTACTTGGTGCGCACGACGTTGATGCCGAGCGTCTCGGCGGCCTGCGGGTTCTCGCCCACGGAGCGCCAGGACAGGCCAGCACGGCAGCGCTTGAAGAAGAACGACACCACAGGCACAAGCAGGAACGCAAGGTAGGCAAGAAGCGTCTGGTTGAACAGGCCGTTGCCTATGACGGGGATGCTCGAGAGGCCCGGGATGGCAAGGCTGGGCATCTGGCTGCCCGTGGCGTTGGCGGGGTTGGCGCCCACGAACAGGTTGTAGCCAAACAGCGCCACGGCAGGGGCCAGGATGTTGATTGCCATACTCGTGACCGTCTGGTCAGAGCAGAGCTTGACCGTGCAGAAGGCGTAGATCATGTTGATGAGCACGCCGGCGGCCATGCCCGCGAGAAGTCCCAGCCACAGGCTGCCCGTGACCTTGCCGACCGCGAACGCCACGAACGCGCCGACGGCCATGATGCCCTCGAGGCCGATGTTGACGAGACCGGCACGCTCGGAGAAGACCTCGCCGAGAGCCGCGAGCAGGATGGGCACGGCGCCCATCGCCATCGCCTTGACGATGGTGGGAAGCGCAACCATGAAGTCCATTACGCGTTCACCTCAGCTTTCTTGTTCTTGCCAAGGTTGGCGATGATCGCCTTGACCTTGGGCAGCTTCACCATGGCCAGACCCGCGACGGCGAAGATGATGATCAGGCCGCGGACGATGTCGACGATGGCCGTGGGCACGCCGATGACGGACTGCATCATCGTGCCGCCCGTGGACAGGATGCCGAACAGCAGGGCGACGAAGATGGCGGCGATGGGGTTGAGCTGCGCGATGAGCGCGATAGCCACACCGTCAAAGCCAAAGCCGGAGCCAAAGCCGTCGGCCAGGCGGAACGGGGTCTTGCCGAGCAGCTCCACGGCGCCGCCGAGGCCGGCGACAGCGCCGGAGATCACGAAGGCAAGCAGCACGAGGGCGCGCACGGGAAAGCCGTTGACCTTCGAGGCGGTGGGGCTGAGGCCCACGGCGCGAATCTTGAAGCCGAAGGACGTACGGAAGATCACGTACCACAGGAAGACGCCGAGCAGGATCGCGATGATGACGCCGCAGTGGGCCGTGCCCACGTCCATGAGGTGCGTCGACTTGGGCATGGCGAGCGTCTTGGGCAGTCCCTGGTCGGAGAAGACGTTCTTGAAGATGTACTCCATGAAGTACATGGCGATGTAGTTGAGCATGATCGTGGTGATCATCTCGTTGAGGCCACGCGTGATCTTCATGATGCCCGGGAGCAGCGCCCAGATGCCACCGACCACGATGCCGGCGATGAGGCCGAGCAGCAGGCCCATGGGACCGGTGAGGTTAAGGCCGAGGACGACCGTCGCGGTGGCGCAGCCGCCCATGATGAACTGGCCCTCGCCGCCAAGGTTGAACACGCCGCACTTGTAGGCAAAGACGGCGGCCAGGCCCGTGAAGATGAGCGGGCACGCGCGCTCGAGCGTCTTGCCGATCTTGCCCATGTCACCGAGCGAGCCCTGCAGCATGGCCGCATAGCCCTGGATGGGATTCTTGCCCAGGCACGCGATCACGATGGCACCCACGATGAGGGCGAGCAGCACCGAGACGACGGGCGTCAGCAGTGCAATCCTCTTCTCGCGCAGCTGCTCGGGGGTAGCCGCGGCCTTCTTGGCCTTCGTCTGCTTCTTGTTGTCAGCCACTGTTCCTCCCCTCCTACTTTCCTGCCATGGCGAGCGAGATCTCCTTGATGGGAGGATTCGCGCCAGGATACGTTCCCATGACCTCTCCCTCGAACAGGACCGTGATCCTGTCGGAGAGCTTCAGCACCTCGTCGAAGTCGGCCGAGATGAGCAGCACCGCACAACCGGCATCGCGCTGGGCGATGATCTGGTTGTGGATGAACTCGGTGGCGCCGATGTCCAGGCCGCGCGTGGGGTAGACGGCCACGAGCAGCTTGGGGTGGGAGTCGAGCTCACGGGCGAGGATGACCTTCTGCTGGTTGCCGCCGGAAAGCGAGCGGGCCGTCTGGTTGACGGAGGTGCAGCGGATGTCGTTCTCGTCCTTGAGCTGCTCGGCGTACTCGTGGATGGCGTCGAGCTTGAGCCACGCGCCGTGGCCGGCGGAGAAGCGCTCGGAGTTCGTCTGCTTGAGCACGAGGTTCTCGGCGATCGTCATGTCGCCGACGAGGCCCATCTTGTTGCGGTCCTCGGGGATGTTGCCCAGTCCCGTCTCGATGAAGGCACTCGGGCTGAACAGCGCGATCTTGTTGCCGTCCGGGCCGACGACCTCGCCGCCCTCGGGCTTGAGCATGCCCGTGACGAGCGCGGCGAGCTCGGACTGGCCGTTGCCGTCGATGCCTGCCACACCCAGGACCTCGCCCTTGTGGATCTGCATGGAGATGTTCTTGAGGCCACCGTGCTTGACCTCGGGGTGGTAGGAGACGCCCTTGAGCTCGAAGGCGACGTCACCGGGCGTCTCGACCTTCTCGTAGGTGTTCTCGGTGAACTTCTGGCCGATCATGAGGTCGGCGAGCTCCTGCTCGGTGGTGTCTGCCACGCGCAGGGTGTCGATCATCTCTCCGCGGCGGAGCACCGTGACGCGGTCGGAGATGTGCATGACCTCGCGCATCTTGTGGGAGATGAAGATGATGGACTTACCCTCGGCCGTGAGGGAGTGCATGATGTCGAACAGGCCCTCGACCTCCAGGTCGGTGAGCACGGCGGTGGGCTCGTCGAGAATGACGAGGTCGGCGCCGCGGAACAGGACCTTCATGATCTCGACGCGCTGCTGCATGCCGATGGACATGTCGCCGACCTTCTCGTCAAGGTCGATCTCCATGCCGTAGCGGTCCATGAGTTCCTCGATCGTCTTGCGATCGTCAGCGATCTGGAGCAGCGGGCTGTTGTGGCGCTTGTCGCCCAGGATGATGTTCTCGAGGCCCGTCATGTCCTCGATGAGCATGAAGTGCTGGTGGACCATGCCGATGCCGTGCTCGACGGCCACGCCCGGGCTGGAGATGTTCACCTCCTGGCCGCGAATGTAGATCTTGCCCTCTGTGGGCGTGTAGAGCCCGATGAGGACGTTCATGAGCGTGGACTTGCCAGCGCCGTTCTCGCCCAGAAGCGTGTGGACCTCGCCTTGCTCGATCGTGAGGTTCACGTTCTTGTTAGCGTAGAACGAACCGAAGCACTTGCTGACGTTCTCCATCCTCAGCAACTCGGCCATACGTACCACCTTTCGATGTTCCCCGCCTGCACCGCGCTCGCGGTGCCCTCCCCTCTCCTACCCGTGCGGTCAAGCGGGCTCGATCGTTGCCTCTGCCGCACGAGTCAGAACAGCCAAACTCAAAGGAGCTTCCCTCTCGTGGCACCACCGAGAGGCGGCGGCGCCGGAATTTCCGTTCCCAGAGTAACCCGACATGCATACGGATTGGTTAACTGTCTGGTGAGAAAAAGTTACTACAAACTTGCAGGTAGGCTTACATTCTTTCAGTTTCCGCCGCTCATACGGCCTGTTTTGTCCGGTGGACGGTTAGGCGTTTCGCGCTCTCATTTTTTGAAATAACGTCTAGCTGGGAAAGCTCCAGGTGCCGTTTTTTCGACCTGACAATAAACGATTTTCGGTATAAGGACTTTTTATTGGCGCCAAAGTGTGTGCCAAGCAGGTTCGCGAGCATCCCAGACGACAAAAGGGGTCCGGACGGTTTGGTCCGGACCCCTCGCTGGCATGGCCCAAAGGTCTTTGACACCTTGGGGAAGCGCCTTTGGGCAGACAGTCGCTAGTCGCGGCCGAGGCGGTGGCTGTAGTAGGTGTCTGCCAAGGGCAGGTTGGGTCGCAGCCTGCCGTCGAGCGCGTGGTAGGCGTTCTGGACGGCCGGCGCCGTGGGGATCGTGGCGATCTCGCCGATGCCCTTGCCGCCGTAGGCCACGGGCAGCTGCTCGTCCTTCTCCACGTAGATGGCATGGATCTGGGGGATGTCGGTGGAGCGCAGGAGCCCGAGCGTGCCGTACTTGACCTGCGGCACGCAGTCCTTGAGCGGCCACTGCTCGGTGAGCGCGTATCCCATGCCCATGAGCACGCCGCCCTCGATCTGGCCCTGGATGGCGATGGGGTTGATGACGCGGCCCGAGTCGTGCGCGGCGTAGACCTGCTCGACTCTGCCCTCGTCGTCGAGGATAACGACGTGCGTGGCAAAGCCGTAGCAGATGTGGCTCTTGGGGTTGGGCACGTCCGCGCCCAGCTTGTCGGTCTTCTCGAGGTACTCGTAGTAGAACTCGTGCCCCTCGAGGGCGCGCAGGGCCTCGGCGGGATGCTTGGGATGCACGGCGTGTCCCGGCGTGAGCTGCTCGGCGCTCACCTCGAAGGTGGTGCCGTCGGCGAACTCGTGGGTGACGCCGTCTCCCTTGGCACTCACGCGATCGTCGCACACGGCCTCGCCGCGCTCGATGGCAAGCATGGCGTCACGCAGCAGGAACGCCGCGCCGCGCACGGCCTCGCCGGTGACGACGGTCTGACGCGAGCCAGACGTGGTGCCAGAGTCAGGCGCCGCCTCCGTTGAGCACTCGCCGTTTGCGATGCACGAGAGGGGCAGGCCGCACGCCTCGGCAACGTCCTGGAGAAACACGGTGTTGCAGCCCTGGCCGATGTCGGAGGTCGCGGCGTAGATGACGGCGCGGCCGTCCTCGACGCGGATGTTGCAGCGGCCCGCGTCCGGCAGGCCCACGCCCACGCCGGCGTTCTTCATGGAGCAGGCGATGCCCGCGTGTCCCGGGTGCGCGTAGTAGACGTCCCTCACGGCCTCGAGCGTCTCCTTGAGGGCCGTGGAGCAGTCCGCGATCTGGCCGTTGGGCAGGACCTCACCCGGCTCGATGGCATTGCGATAGCGAATCTCCCACGGGTCGATGCCGGCCTTCTCGGCCAGGACGTCGATGAGACTCTCCAGGGCGAACTCGGACTGGCACACGCCAAAGCCACGGAAGGCGCCCGCGGGCGGGTTGTTGGTATAGTAGCCGTATCCGCGGATGTCGGTGTTCTGGTACTTGTAGGGGCCCACGGAGTGCGTGCAGGCGCGCTCGAGGACAGGTCCGCACAGGCTTGCGTAGGCGCCCGTGTCAAAGTTGATCTCGCAGTCCAGGCCGGTGAAGTTGCCGTCCTTGTCGCAGCCGAGCGTGAACGTTGCGTCCATGGCGTGGCGCTTGGGATGGAAGTAGAGCGACTCCTGGCGCGAGAAGCGGCACTTGACGGGACGTCCGAACTTGTAGGCGGCGAGGGCCGCGAGATGCTGGCAGGAGACGTCCTCCTTGCCACCGAAGCCGCCGCCCACGAGCATCGTCTCGACGACGACGCGCTCGGGCGTGTCGTCCCAGCCGAACATGTGCGCGCACTCCTTGCGCGTGTCGTAGGCGCCCTGGTCGGTGGACCAGATCTTGACACCGTCCTTGTAGGGGGCGGCCACGGCGCACTCCGGCTCGAGGAAGGCGTGCTCCGTGAACGGCGTGGTGAAGCGCTGGGTCACGGTGTAGGCGGACTCGGCAAGGGCCTTCGCGGCGTCTCCGCGCGTGACGTGACGGCTCTGGCAGACGTTGTCCGCAAGCTCGACGGTGTTGCCGAACGCAAAGAAGCTGTCGTGGATGCGAGGCGCGTCGGGCGCCTTTGCCTCCTCGATGGATCGGACGGGCTCGAGCGGCTCGTACTCGACCTTGACGAGCTTCTTGGCACGCTCGAGGGTCTTTGCGTCCTCGGCGACGACGAGCGCGACGGCATCTCCCAAGCAGCGGGTGATGTCTCCCTCGGCAATCATGACGTCCCAGTCCTGGATGAGGTGGCCCACCTGGTTGTGTGGCACGTCGGCGGCCGTGAGCACGCCCACGACGCCGGGAAGCGCCTCGGCCTTGCTCGCATCAATGGACAGGACGCGGGCGCGCGGGTACTTGGACCGCACGGCCGACGCGTAGCTGAGACCGGGGAAGTCCTGCTCGGTCATGTCATCGGGGTACTTGCCAAAACCCAGCACCTTGCGGCGCACGTCGACGCGGAAGATCTGCTCGCCCACCGCGTAGTTGTCGCCACGCTCGGCGGACGGGTCGATCTGCTCGTCTCCGCGCAGTATGGCGGCGGCGCGCTTGATGCCCACGAGGATGCGCTTGTAGCCGGTGCAGCGGCAGACGTTGCCCTTGATGGCCTGGGAGATCTCCAGGTCGGTGGGGTCGGGCGTGCGGCGGCACAGGGCAGCGCCCGCCATGACCATGCCCGGGATGCAGAAGCCGCACTGGACGGCGCCGGCTGCGCCGAACGCATAGACGAACGCCTCCTGCTCGCGCTCCGTGAGACCCTCGATGGTGACGATGTCGTGGCCCTGGGCGAGCTTGGTGGTGAGGACGCACGACTTCACGGCCCGGTTGTCAACGATGATCGTGCACGTGCCGCACGCACCCTCCGAGCAGCCGTCCTTGACGCTCGTGAGATGAAGGTCATCGCGCAGGTAGCGGAGGATCGACTTGTTCTCGGACGTGACGTAGTCGCGGCCGTTGATG contains the following coding sequences:
- a CDS encoding BMP family lipoprotein, encoding MSESKKSQSRVMLNRRQALGLGGAAALTVALAGCGGSGDSSAASTGDSGDKKYKVAMIMSGITTDGGWDQGHYESLKRAIDEHPNWEMLEPKENTADADAATAAQTYVDQDVDLIIGNGNQFASDWAEVVASAADEHPNVNFLITNTDPEAEMGDYENLDHVETVLPDFVQTGALAGVVAGLMTQTKSIGFIGGMKLPSTTKKYAAYLAAAQKIDASITGQYNFEAGFTDASLGTKLAEQWIASNNVDVMWGDASAVDNGVRQALQNAGADTHFDIAQPIDAVGDDQPTVITSTITDWMIGQAMDEIESGKFGGGVAITGNMDNGGITLGKFSDKVSQDVQDKIAEYSDQIKAGSFISDADVEAIEKGL
- a CDS encoding ABC transporter permease — encoded protein: MDFMVALPTIVKAMAMGAVPILLAALGEVFSERAGLVNIGLEGIMAVGAFVAFAVGKVTGSLWLGLLAGMAAGVLINMIYAFCTVKLCSDQTVTSMAINILAPAVALFGYNLFVGANPANATGSQMPSLAIPGLSSIPVIGNGLFNQTLLAYLAFLLVPVVSFFFKRCRAGLSWRSVGENPQAAETLGINVVRTKYVACIVCGALAAAGGAFLTLCYTPIYTDGIVMGRGFIALATVIFGRWSAVGVMGASLLFGFFDGLNVALQAQFQAAPVMFFKMIPYIFTIIALIFFGSKHAGPKASGQPYFRESR
- a CDS encoding ABC transporter permease, whose protein sequence is MADNKKQTKAKKAAATPEQLREKRIALLTPVVSVLLALIVGAIVIACLGKNPIQGYAAMLQGSLGDMGKIGKTLERACPLIFTGLAAVFAYKCGVFNLGGEGQFIMGGCATATVVLGLNLTGPMGLLLGLIAGIVVGGIWALLPGIMKITRGLNEMITTIMLNYIAMYFMEYIFKNVFSDQGLPKTLAMPKSTHLMDVGTAHCGVIIAILLGVFLWYVIFRTSFGFKIRAVGLSPTASKVNGFPVRALVLLAFVISGAVAGLGGAVELLGKTPFRLADGFGSGFGFDGVAIALIAQLNPIAAIFVALLFGILSTGGTMMQSVIGVPTAIVDIVRGLIIIFAVAGLAMVKLPKVKAIIANLGKNKKAEVNA
- a CDS encoding ABC transporter ATP-binding protein, with the translated sequence MAELLRMENVSKCFGSFYANKNVNLTIEQGEVHTLLGENGAGKSTLMNVLIGLYTPTEGKIYIRGQEVNISSPGVAVEHGIGMVHQHFMLIEDMTGLENIILGDKRHNSPLLQIADDRKTIEELMDRYGMEIDLDEKVGDMSIGMQQRVEIMKVLFRGADLVILDEPTAVLTDLEVEGLFDIMHSLTAEGKSIIFISHKMREVMHISDRVTVLRRGEMIDTLRVADTTEQELADLMIGQKFTENTYEKVETPGDVAFELKGVSYHPEVKHGGLKNISMQIHKGEVLGVAGIDGNGQSELAALVTGMLKPEGGEVVGPDGNKIALFSPSAFIETGLGNIPEDRNKMGLVGDMTIAENLVLKQTNSERFSAGHGAWLKLDAIHEYAEQLKDENDIRCTSVNQTARSLSGGNQQKVILARELDSHPKLLVAVYPTRGLDIGATEFIHNQIIAQRDAGCAVLLISADFDEVLKLSDRITVLFEGEVMGTYPGANPPIKEISLAMAGK
- the xdh gene encoding selenium-dependent xanthine dehydrogenase; this encodes MAAEYTLHINGRDYVTSENKSILRYLRDDLHLTSVKDGCSEGACGTCTIIVDNRAVKSCVLTTKLAQGHDIVTIEGLTEREQEAFVYAFGAAGAVQCGFCIPGMVMAGAALCRRTPDPTDLEISQAIKGNVCRCTGYKRILVGIKRAAAILRGDEQIDPSAERGDNYAVGEQIFRVDVRRKVLGFGKYPDDMTEQDFPGLSYASAVRSKYPRARVLSIDASKAEALPGVVGVLTAADVPHNQVGHLIQDWDVMIAEGDITRCLGDAVALVVAEDAKTLERAKKLVKVEYEPLEPVRSIEEAKAPDAPRIHDSFFAFGNTVELADNVCQSRHVTRGDAAKALAESAYTVTQRFTTPFTEHAFLEPECAVAAPYKDGVKIWSTDQGAYDTRKECAHMFGWDDTPERVVVETMLVGGGFGGKEDVSCQHLAALAAYKFGRPVKCRFSRQESLYFHPKRHAMDATFTLGCDKDGNFTGLDCEINFDTGAYASLCGPVLERACTHSVGPYKYQNTDIRGYGYYTNNPPAGAFRGFGVCQSEFALESLIDVLAEKAGIDPWEIRYRNAIEPGEVLPNGQIADCSTALKETLEAVRDVYYAHPGHAGIACSMKNAGVGVGLPDAGRCNIRVEDGRAVIYAATSDIGQGCNTVFLQDVAEACGLPLSCIANGECSTEAAPDSGTTSGSRQTVVTGEAVRGAAFLLRDAMLAIERGEAVCDDRVSAKGDGVTHEFADGTTFEVSAEQLTPGHAVHPKHPAEALRALEGHEFYYEYLEKTDKLGADVPNPKSHICYGFATHVVILDDEGRVEQVYAAHDSGRVINPIAIQGQIEGGVLMGMGYALTEQWPLKDCVPQVKYGTLGLLRSTDIPQIHAIYVEKDEQLPVAYGGKGIGEIATIPTAPAVQNAYHALDGRLRPNLPLADTYYSHRLGRD